GCCTCCAGACTGGGCAGGGGCAGTCATCAGTGCCTAGGCAGAAGTGGGCAAGTGGGCAGGGTCTTCATGTGCCCCTCTCTGGGGTCAGGGCTGAGGACCTCCCTCCCTGTGCCTTCCTCTGCTTCCccctctccctgtgtcttcccGTCTCTCCAGTCACCTCACTGCCCTGTCCCTGTTCTTTCCCCTAGCTTGGATCAGAGAGGAGGGCCGCTGCTCCAGCAGTGAGGATGACACCGACGTGGACGTGGAGGGTCTGCGGAGACGGCGGGGCCGGGAGGCCGGCGCACCTCAGCCCGTGGCGCCCCTGGCTGTGGAGACCCAGGCCGGGGGGGAGGGTGCAGGCGGGGAGCTGGGCATCTCCCTCAACATGTGCCTCCTCGGGGCCCTGGTTCTGCTGGGCCTGGGGGTCCTCCTCTTCTCGGGTGAGTGGTACCTCTGAGGCTGGGGCTTTGGGCTTCCGCACCTGCCTGCCCTCCTGCCATGTTCTCACCTTATTTCACCTCACCCCTCCCTGAGGGCCTCATCAGACTCCTCTGTCTCTATCCTTAGGTGGCCTCTCAGAGTCTGAGACTGGTGAGTAGGGAGGGGCCTGGCCTGTGCTGGGAGGTTTTGTGTGTTCTTTGGTTCTCTGGGTCAGGAGTAGGGGTGATGGGggctcacatttatttctcagttaGTGGCCTTGTCAGCTGTTCAGGGTGCCCCTTGGCTCTTTACCTCACCAGACCTCTCAGCCACAGGATGGGTCCTGAACAGGAGTGGTGACTGTGTGAATGGGAGGGTGTGGGGAGAATGGGCTCTGTGTGCCTCAGGACCAGTTTCAGGACTTCCCTTTCCCACAGGGCCCATGGAGGAAGTGGAGCTGCAGGTCCTCCCGGACACTGGGTCAGACCCTGAGCTGCTGGATGCTGTGGGGGACAGGCAGGTATGTGTGAATATCTCCAGAGGCAGGTGGGGCCTGGCTGGGGAGAACCTGGGCTGTGGGGTAGCATGGCATAACAGGCTCTTCTGCCCTCAGGATGGGCTAAGGGAACAGCTGCAGTCCTCAGTGCCTCCTGACCATGTCCCCAGCCTGCAGAACATGGGTCTTCTGCTGGACAAGCTGGCCAAGGAGAACCAGGACATCCGGCTACTGCAGGCCCAGCTGCAGGTGGGCATAGGCAGGAGGGGCTGGGCTAGGGTAACCCACCTAGGCCAGGTGTCTGTCCTAGCATTCTCCCCCAAAAGGAATGTTTCCTATTTACCCACACATCCTgaccctcccctctcccactATAGTCAGGGCATTTTCCCAGTTCTGGGTTCACATCCCTTGTGCTAAGGTTTGGTCCAGGGCTGGCATCCCTGTTCCACATGGTACGTGAAACATACATGGTATCACCTGTGATTGACTGGTGTAGTCTGCCTGGAGCACTGTGTGGAAAAGGATTTAAAGAACATGCCAAGTGCCATGATCAGTTAACACTGTTCCAGGTATAGGAAGTGGAAACAAAACCGTGAGAGCCACACATTGGCTATCCTTAGGTGAATCTAGGAAGTGTGTGCttatataaagacatatatacatatatatgtgccgAGACCCAAGATGGAATTTGGGGATCCCTGTGTCTCATTCATGATGGAGATGGGGTAGAGGATGAAAACCAAATCCTCTGGGTGTTCCAGGCCATAAAAGGGGCTCAGGCTACTGCCCGCTATAATGGAATGGAATTGGGGTAGAAAGCATTGGGGCTATCCTGACAAGAACTCTTTGTGACTTCCTTCATCCCAAACCATATTCCAGGCCCAGAAGGAAGAGCTTCAGAGCCTGATGCACCAGCCCAAAGGGCTAGAGGAGGAGAACGCCCAGCTCCGGGGCGCTCTGCAGCAGGGCGAAGCCTTCCAGcgggctctggagtcagagctGCAGCAGCTGCGGGCCCGGCTCCAGGGGCTGGAGGCCGACTGTGTCCGGGGCATGGATGGAGTGTGCCTCAGTGGGGGTAGAGGCCCACAGGGTGACAAGGCCATCAAGGAGCAAGGCCCCAGGGAGCAGGAGCCAGAACTCAGCTTCCTGAAGCAGAAGGAacagctggaggctgaggcacaggcaTTAAGGCAAGAGTTGGAGAGGCAGCGACGGCTGCTGGGGTCTGTACAGCAGGACCTGGAGAGGAGCTTGAAGGATGCCGGCCATGGGGACCCAGCTCACGCTGGCTTGGCTGAGCTGGGTCACAGATTGGCCCAGAAACTGCAGAGCCTGGAGAACTGGGGCCAGGACCCTGGGGTCTCTGCCAATGCCTCAGAGGCCTGGCACCAGAAGCCCCACTTCCAGAATTCCAGGGAGTGGAGTGGAAAGGAAAAGTGGTGGGATGGGCAGAGGGACCGGAAAGCTGAGCACTGGAACCATAAGAAGGAAGAATCTGGCCGGGAACGGAAGAAGAATAGGGGAGGTCAGGAGGACAGGGAGCTGGCAGGAAGGTGGAAGGAGGGCAGGCCAAGGGTGGAGTGGGGGAGCAAGAAGGAGGGCAAGCGACAGGGCCTGAAGGAACCCCCAAGGAAAAGTGGTAGCTTCCACTCCTCTGGAGAAAAGCAGAAGCAACCTCGGTGGAGGGAAGGGGCTAAGGACAGCCATGACCCCCTGCCATCCTGGGCAGAGCTGTTGAGGCCCAAGTACCGGGCACCCCAGGGCTGCTCAGGTGTGGCTGAGTGTGCCCGGCAGGAGGGCCTGACTTTCTTCGGCACAGAGCTAGCCCCAGTGCGGCAACAGGAGCTGGCCTCTCTGCTAAGAACATACCTGGCACGGCTGCCCTGGGCTGGGCAGCTGACCAAGGAGCTACCCCTCTCGCCTGCTTTCTTTGGTGAGGACGGCATCTTCCGTCATGACCGCCTCCGCTTC
This region of Macaca fascicularis isolate 582-1 chromosome 1, T2T-MFA8v1.1 genomic DNA includes:
- the PBXIP1 gene encoding pre-B-cell leukemia transcription factor-interacting protein 1 isoform X2, with protein sequence MKEGTSSSLPVETLGPASRMDPESERALQAPHSPSKADGEELAGTMDGEGTLFQTESPQSGSILTEEAEVKDTLEDDVCGVESPGPGDTVVQGDLQETTVVTGLGPDTQDLEGQSPPQNLPSTPKAAWIREEGRCSSSEDDTDVDVEGLRRRRGREAGAPQPVAPLAVETQAGGEGAGGELGISLNMCLLGALVLLGLGVLLFSGGLSESETGPMEEVELQVLPDTGSDPELLDAVGDRQDGLREQLQSSVPPDHVPSLQNMGLLLDKLAKENQDIRLLQAQLQAQKEELQSLMHQPKGLEEENAQLRGALQQGEAFQRALESELQQLRARLQGLEADCVRGMDGVCLSGGRGPQGDKAIKEQGPREQEPELSFLKQKEQLEAEAQALRQELERQRRLLGSVQQDLERSLKDAGHGDPAHAGLAELGHRLAQKLQSLENWGQDPGVSANASEAWHQKPHFQNSREWSGKEKWWDGQRDRKAEHWNHKKEESGRERKKNRGGQEDRELAGRWKEGRPRVEWGSKKEGKRQGLKEPPRKSGSFHSSGEKQKQPRWREGAKDSHDPLPSWAELLRPKYRAPQGCSGVAECARQEGLTFFGTELAPVRQQELASLLRTYLARLPWAGQLTKELPLSPAFFGEDGIFRHDRLRFRDFVDALEDSLEEVAVQQTGDDDEVDDFEDFIFSHFFGDKALKKRSGKKDKHSQSPRAAGPTEGHSHSRHHHHHHHRG
- the PBXIP1 gene encoding pre-B-cell leukemia transcription factor-interacting protein 1 isoform X1 — encoded protein: MASCPDSDNSWVLAGSESLPVETLGPASRMDPESERALQAPHSPSKADGEELAGTMDGEGTLFQTESPQSGSILTEEAEVKDTLEDDVCGVESPGPGDTVVQGDLQETTVVTGLGPDTQDLEGQSPPQNLPSTPKAAWIREEGRCSSSEDDTDVDVEGLRRRRGREAGAPQPVAPLAVETQAGGEGAGGELGISLNMCLLGALVLLGLGVLLFSGGLSESETGPMEEVELQVLPDTGSDPELLDAVGDRQDGLREQLQSSVPPDHVPSLQNMGLLLDKLAKENQDIRLLQAQLQAQKEELQSLMHQPKGLEEENAQLRGALQQGEAFQRALESELQQLRARLQGLEADCVRGMDGVCLSGGRGPQGDKAIKEQGPREQEPELSFLKQKEQLEAEAQALRQELERQRRLLGSVQQDLERSLKDAGHGDPAHAGLAELGHRLAQKLQSLENWGQDPGVSANASEAWHQKPHFQNSREWSGKEKWWDGQRDRKAEHWNHKKEESGRERKKNRGGQEDRELAGRWKEGRPRVEWGSKKEGKRQGLKEPPRKSGSFHSSGEKQKQPRWREGAKDSHDPLPSWAELLRPKYRAPQGCSGVAECARQEGLTFFGTELAPVRQQELASLLRTYLARLPWAGQLTKELPLSPAFFGEDGIFRHDRLRFRDFVDALEDSLEEVAVQQTGDDDEVDDFEDFIFSHFFGDKALKKRSGKKDKHSQSPRAAGPTEGHSHSRHHHHHHHRG
- the PBXIP1 gene encoding pre-B-cell leukemia transcription factor-interacting protein 1 isoform X3: MDPESERALQAPHSPSKADGEELAGTMDGEGTLFQTESPQSGSILTEEAEVKDTLEDDVCGVESPGPGDTVVQGDLQETTVVTGLGPDTQDLEGQSPPQNLPSTPKAAWIREEGRCSSSEDDTDVDVEGLRRRRGREAGAPQPVAPLAVETQAGGEGAGGELGISLNMCLLGALVLLGLGVLLFSGGLSESETGPMEEVELQVLPDTGSDPELLDAVGDRQDGLREQLQSSVPPDHVPSLQNMGLLLDKLAKENQDIRLLQAQLQAQKEELQSLMHQPKGLEEENAQLRGALQQGEAFQRALESELQQLRARLQGLEADCVRGMDGVCLSGGRGPQGDKAIKEQGPREQEPELSFLKQKEQLEAEAQALRQELERQRRLLGSVQQDLERSLKDAGHGDPAHAGLAELGHRLAQKLQSLENWGQDPGVSANASEAWHQKPHFQNSREWSGKEKWWDGQRDRKAEHWNHKKEESGRERKKNRGGQEDRELAGRWKEGRPRVEWGSKKEGKRQGLKEPPRKSGSFHSSGEKQKQPRWREGAKDSHDPLPSWAELLRPKYRAPQGCSGVAECARQEGLTFFGTELAPVRQQELASLLRTYLARLPWAGQLTKELPLSPAFFGEDGIFRHDRLRFRDFVDALEDSLEEVAVQQTGDDDEVDDFEDFIFSHFFGDKALKKRSGKKDKHSQSPRAAGPTEGHSHSRHHHHHHHRG